A single region of the Lysinibacillus sp. B2A1 genome encodes:
- the parC gene encoding DNA topoisomerase IV subunit A, with translation MSSTEKFQDLPLEEVMGDRFGRYSKYIIQDRALPDARDGLKPVQRRILYAMFSEGNTHDKPFRKSAKTVGNVIGNYHPHGDSSVYEAMVRMSQDWKARHMLIEMHGNNGSVDGDPPAAMRYTEARLSAIAAEMLRDIGKKTVEFVPNFDDQDMEPTVLPARFPNLLVNGSTGISAGYATDIPPHALDEVLDGVLMRLEKPHATVDELMTVIKGPDFPTGGIIQGVDGIKKAYETGRGKIIVRAQATVEPIKGGKEQIVITELPYDVNKANLVKKIDEQRVDKRLEGISEIRDESDRTGLRVVIELKKDVPGQGILNYLFKTTDLQVAYNFNMIAIHNRRPTMMTLPLLLDAYIAHQKEVVTNRSIYDLQKAKDRSHIVDGLIKALSILDEVIATIRSSNDKKDAKLNLQTKFDFTEVQSEAIVSLQLYRLTNTDITELRQEQDELNKLIAKLEGILNSEAKLIRVIKQELLDIKKRFTEPRRSKIEQEIEEIKITLDVLVPSEEVVVTVTKDGYIKRTSTRSHAASNGQDIAMKDSDYLLYEETLNTQHHLLLFTNRGNYIYQPVHELPDIRWKDLGQHISSIVPTGEDESIIAVYGFDTFEQANIYILTATKDGQIKRSSLTDYAVTRYSKPIKTMNVKAGDEMIFADFVTDDTELLLTTDTAYAIRFPIEELPVTGVKTGGVKGITLKDGEALVGVNVLQPNDTEYVVIVTQRGAVKKMNVAEVEMASRAKRGLKVLTELKANPHRIVTVVKATDEEHVIIETEKGVQEVVAVHALTRSDRHSNGSFKVDIATDGQISHVLIAKKEQNPS, from the coding sequence ATGAGTAGTACGGAAAAGTTTCAAGATTTACCTTTAGAAGAAGTGATGGGTGACCGTTTTGGTCGCTATAGTAAATATATTATTCAAGACCGCGCGTTGCCTGATGCACGTGACGGTCTTAAGCCTGTGCAGCGTCGTATTTTATATGCGATGTTTTCTGAGGGGAATACACATGATAAACCATTTCGTAAATCCGCTAAAACGGTCGGAAATGTAATTGGTAACTATCATCCTCATGGTGATAGCTCAGTTTATGAAGCGATGGTGCGTATGAGTCAAGATTGGAAAGCGCGTCATATGCTGATTGAAATGCATGGAAATAACGGCTCTGTTGATGGAGATCCACCAGCAGCGATGCGTTATACAGAAGCAAGGCTATCAGCTATTGCTGCAGAGATGCTACGTGATATTGGCAAGAAAACGGTTGAATTCGTGCCAAACTTTGATGATCAGGATATGGAGCCAACCGTGTTACCAGCACGCTTCCCAAATTTACTGGTGAATGGCTCGACAGGTATTTCAGCTGGCTATGCAACGGATATTCCTCCTCATGCACTTGATGAAGTACTGGACGGTGTTCTAATGCGCTTAGAAAAGCCTCATGCAACAGTTGATGAGTTGATGACAGTTATTAAAGGTCCAGATTTCCCAACAGGTGGCATTATTCAAGGTGTTGATGGCATTAAAAAAGCTTATGAAACAGGTCGTGGTAAAATCATTGTTCGTGCACAAGCTACTGTGGAACCGATTAAAGGTGGTAAAGAGCAAATTGTCATTACGGAATTGCCATATGATGTTAATAAAGCAAATCTTGTGAAAAAAATAGATGAACAACGCGTTGATAAGCGTCTAGAAGGTATTTCGGAAATTCGCGATGAATCGGACCGTACAGGCTTACGTGTGGTCATTGAGCTGAAAAAAGATGTACCAGGGCAAGGGATTTTAAATTATTTATTTAAAACAACGGATTTACAAGTAGCTTATAATTTTAATATGATTGCCATTCATAATCGTCGTCCAACGATGATGACCTTGCCTTTATTACTTGATGCGTATATTGCCCATCAAAAAGAAGTTGTTACAAACCGTTCGATCTATGATTTACAAAAGGCTAAGGATCGTTCGCATATCGTTGACGGCTTAATTAAGGCATTGTCCATTTTAGATGAAGTGATTGCCACGATTCGTTCTTCTAATGATAAAAAAGATGCGAAACTAAATTTACAAACAAAGTTTGACTTTACAGAGGTGCAATCAGAGGCAATCGTTAGCTTGCAATTATACCGTTTAACGAACACAGACATTACAGAGCTTCGCCAAGAACAGGATGAATTAAATAAATTGATTGCCAAGCTAGAAGGCATTCTTAATAGTGAGGCAAAGCTTATTCGCGTCATAAAACAGGAGTTACTTGATATTAAAAAACGTTTTACAGAGCCACGTCGTTCGAAAATTGAACAAGAAATTGAAGAAATTAAAATTACATTAGATGTTCTTGTACCAAGTGAAGAGGTTGTTGTGACTGTAACAAAGGATGGTTATATTAAACGTACTTCTACACGTTCCCATGCAGCCTCAAATGGTCAGGATATTGCAATGAAGGATTCAGATTATTTATTATATGAAGAAACCTTAAATACACAACATCATCTCCTGCTGTTCACAAATCGAGGCAATTATATTTATCAGCCTGTACATGAGCTGCCAGATATTCGCTGGAAGGATCTCGGCCAGCATATATCGAGTATTGTGCCGACAGGAGAGGATGAATCCATTATTGCGGTCTATGGCTTCGACACATTTGAACAAGCGAATATCTATATTTTAACGGCTACGAAAGATGGACAAATTAAACGCTCTTCTTTGACAGATTATGCTGTTACTCGTTATTCAAAGCCGATAAAAACGATGAATGTTAAAGCTGGCGATGAAATGATATTTGCAGATTTCGTTACGGATGACACTGAATTATTATTAACAACGGATACAGCCTATGCTATCCGTTTCCCAATCGAGGAGTTACCAGTAACAGGCGTGAAAACAGGCGGTGTTAAAGGGATTACCTTAAAAGATGGGGAAGCACTTGTTGGTGTCAATGTTTTACAGCCAAATGACACAGAATATGTTGTTATTGTAACGCAGCGAGGTGCTGTGAAGAAAATGAATGTAGCTGAAGTTGAGATGGCGAGTCGTGCGAAACGGGGCTTAAAGGTTTTAACTGAATTAAAGGCAAACCCTCATCGTATCGTTACAGTAGTCAAGGCGACAGATGAGGAGCATGTTATCATTGAAACTGAAAAAGGTGTGCAAGAGGTCGTAGCTGTTCATGCACTAACCCGTTCAGATCGCCATTCAAATGGCTCGTTCAAGGTAGATATTGCAACTGACGGACAAATTTCACATGTATTAATCGCAAAAAAAGAACAAAACCCAAGCTAG
- a CDS encoding RNA polymerase subunit sigma encodes MEKQQRDIHLREVMDLYGHYLLRLAYTYVKNKERAEDIMQEVFIRYYIHMEQFEGRSSVKTYLYRMVVNECHNYFKSWTYRKTELTNLFKKQEASTSVESQILKQEEMDVIAHSITTLETKYREVLWLYYYDELSITDIASILQCSVNTVKTRLARGRKRVGIQLEKEGIYNGNEFT; translated from the coding sequence TTGGAGAAACAACAAAGAGATATACATTTACGGGAGGTTATGGATTTATACGGTCATTACTTACTTCGACTAGCTTATACATATGTAAAAAATAAAGAAAGGGCAGAGGATATTATGCAGGAAGTATTCATCCGCTATTACATTCATATGGAGCAATTTGAAGGGCGTTCTAGTGTCAAAACTTACTTATACCGTATGGTCGTCAACGAGTGTCACAATTACTTTAAGAGCTGGACATATCGGAAAACAGAGTTAACTAATCTTTTTAAAAAGCAGGAAGCCTCTACTTCAGTGGAATCTCAAATTTTAAAGCAGGAGGAAATGGATGTTATTGCTCACAGCATTACTACATTAGAAACGAAATATCGAGAGGTCCTTTGGCTTTATTACTATGATGAACTATCTATCACCGATATCGCATCCATTTTACAATGTTCAGTCAATACAGTGAAAACAAGGCTAGCAAGAGGGAGAAAACGAGTAGGCATCCAATTAGAAAAGGAGGGAATTTATAATGGAAATGAATTTACGTAA
- a CDS encoding ABC transporter substrate-binding protein — protein sequence MKKWLLVLMAALLTLAGCSEKKDTNKDEHALKKVSVVLDWTPNTNHTGIYVAKKLGYFEEQGLDVDILQPGDAGADQLVASGKAQFGVSYQEGITQARVQGVPLVSIAAIIQHNTSGFASIASKGITSPKEFEGKTYGGWGAPLEQAVLQSLMQTENADINKLDIINAGDIDFFTMMKKDIDFAWIYYAWTGIEAELRGEKLNMLYLTDYSDQLDYYTPVLATNEKMIQDDPKTVEAFVAAVAKGYEYAISNPSEAADVLLEAVPDLDKELVHKSQEWLADKYQDDAAQWGEQKLTVWENYAKWMTSNNVLEGEFKAEQAFTNDFLPKKETK from the coding sequence ATGAAAAAATGGTTATTGGTTCTTATGGCTGCCCTTTTAACATTAGCGGGCTGTAGCGAAAAAAAGGATACCAACAAGGATGAGCATGCATTAAAAAAGGTGTCCGTTGTACTCGATTGGACGCCAAATACAAATCATACAGGGATATATGTTGCTAAGAAATTAGGTTATTTTGAAGAGCAGGGCTTGGATGTTGATATTTTACAACCTGGTGACGCAGGAGCGGATCAGCTCGTGGCATCTGGCAAGGCACAGTTTGGTGTAAGCTATCAGGAGGGAATTACACAGGCTCGTGTACAGGGGGTACCTCTAGTATCGATTGCGGCGATTATTCAGCATAATACTTCTGGCTTTGCCTCAATTGCCTCTAAAGGCATTACATCACCGAAGGAATTTGAAGGGAAAACATATGGTGGCTGGGGAGCTCCACTTGAACAGGCTGTTCTACAGTCATTAATGCAAACTGAAAATGCAGATATTAATAAATTAGATATTATTAATGCTGGCGATATAGATTTCTTTACAATGATGAAAAAAGATATTGATTTTGCATGGATTTACTATGCTTGGACTGGAATTGAAGCTGAGCTTCGTGGTGAAAAGCTCAACATGCTGTATTTAACAGATTATAGTGACCAACTGGATTATTATACACCTGTTCTTGCTACGAATGAAAAAATGATTCAGGATGATCCAAAGACAGTTGAAGCATTTGTCGCTGCCGTGGCAAAGGGCTATGAATATGCGATCAGTAATCCAAGTGAGGCGGCAGATGTTTTACTTGAGGCAGTACCTGATTTAGATAAAGAGCTTGTGCATAAAAGTCAGGAGTGGCTAGCAGATAAGTATCAGGATGACGCTGCTCAATGGGGCGAGCAAAAGCTAACTGTCTGGGAAAACTATGCGAAGTGGATGACTAGCAACAACGTTTTAGAGGGCGAATTTAAGGCAGAACAAGCATTTACGAACGACTTTTTACCAAAAAAGGAGACGAAGTAA
- a CDS encoding nitrate ABC transporter permease, with translation MKQAIQKGRTIIFIAFLLFIWELIVRLADIPHWLLPAPIAILAEGLQSYETFMPHAFATVKLALLGLTIGICCGLAVAVLLHRFSFIRELFYPILIMSQNIPILVLAPLLIIWFGFGLLPKLIIICLVCFFPIVIAAMDGFRQTSSELKHYFEMIGATKAQTFWKLEWPYAYPSIFSGIKIAATYSVMGAVIAEWLGAKKGIGVYMTLAQSSFRTDRVFVAIFAIVCLSLVLFSAIQLLEKLIVKGRGFHAKRSKY, from the coding sequence ATGAAGCAGGCAATACAAAAGGGAAGGACGATAATTTTTATCGCCTTCCTCTTATTCATATGGGAGCTAATTGTGCGTTTGGCAGATATCCCACATTGGTTATTGCCAGCACCAATTGCTATTTTGGCAGAAGGTTTACAATCGTATGAAACATTTATGCCTCATGCCTTCGCAACAGTGAAGTTAGCTTTACTGGGACTTACTATTGGCATATGTTGTGGACTAGCGGTTGCTGTGCTCCTGCATCGTTTTTCATTTATTCGAGAACTATTTTATCCCATTCTTATTATGTCACAAAACATTCCTATACTTGTTCTAGCACCGTTATTAATTATTTGGTTTGGCTTTGGTTTATTACCTAAACTTATCATTATTTGTCTTGTATGCTTTTTTCCCATTGTTATTGCTGCAATGGATGGCTTCCGTCAAACCTCATCGGAATTGAAGCATTATTTTGAGATGATTGGGGCAACAAAGGCACAAACCTTTTGGAAGCTTGAATGGCCATATGCATACCCGTCTATTTTTTCAGGCATTAAAATTGCCGCTACCTACAGCGTTATGGGGGCTGTTATTGCTGAGTGGTTAGGTGCCAAAAAGGGGATAGGGGTATATATGACATTGGCACAATCATCATTTCGTACAGATCGTGTGTTTGTGGCCATTTTTGCTATTGTCTGTTTAAGTTTAGTATTATTTAGCGCTATTCAACTGCTAGAAAAGCTTATTGTGAAGGGGAGAGGATTCCATGCTAAGCGTTCAAAATATTGA
- a CDS encoding ABC transporter ATP-binding protein — translation MLSVQNIDKSFDTLQVIRNLSFEVKDGEFVAIIGPSGSGKSTLFQLIGGVSSIDKGAILLNGADIQQKRGTIGYMPQQPCLLPWRTILENVTIVEELQQKPNIELAKEWLAKVGLASFVNAYPSELSGGMQQRVSFIRAIVSNKPILCLDEPFSALDEFTRLEMQAWLLSIWEKYRKSILFVTHSIEEALFLADRIIVLSKRPATIKQEIIVPFVRPRQEEIRHSETFTALKQQLFTFLKEEKDDVYVD, via the coding sequence ATGCTAAGCGTTCAAAATATTGATAAATCCTTTGATACTCTTCAGGTCATTCGAAATTTATCCTTTGAGGTGAAGGACGGTGAATTTGTGGCAATTATTGGTCCGTCTGGTAGCGGGAAAAGTACGCTCTTTCAATTAATTGGAGGTGTTTCTTCGATTGATAAGGGAGCCATTTTATTAAACGGTGCAGATATACAGCAAAAAAGAGGAACGATTGGCTATATGCCTCAGCAGCCATGCTTACTACCATGGAGAACTATTTTAGAAAATGTCACAATTGTAGAGGAGCTTCAGCAAAAGCCGAATATAGAACTTGCAAAGGAGTGGTTAGCGAAAGTGGGTCTCGCTTCATTTGTTAATGCCTATCCAAGTGAGCTATCTGGTGGTATGCAGCAGCGAGTGTCCTTTATTCGTGCAATTGTTAGTAACAAGCCTATATTATGCTTAGATGAGCCATTTTCTGCGTTAGATGAGTTTACAAGATTAGAAATGCAAGCTTGGCTATTATCCATTTGGGAAAAATATCGAAAATCTATTTTATTTGTAACTCATAGTATTGAGGAAGCGCTATTTTTGGCAGATCGGATTATTGTACTATCGAAACGACCAGCAACAATTAAACAAGAAATAATTGTTCCTTTTGTACGGCCACGACAAGAGGAGATTCGTCATTCTGAGACATTTACAGCATTAAAGCAACAATTATTTACGTTTTTAAAAGAAGAAAAGGATGATGTCTATGTTGATTGA
- a CDS encoding TatD family deoxyribonuclease, with product MLIDAHIHLDQYQENEIPALLEKAEYVIAVSMNLASCEKTWMLSKTYKNVKAAFGFHPEQALPSKMEMDALFDWIRQHAHEMIAIGEVGLPYYLKQEKNIDYRPYTELLESFILLAKEIDKPIILHAVYEDAALACDLLERHQVTKVHFHWFKGDEIVVERMIQNGYFISVTPDCTYEEEIQQLITKYPIELIMVETDGPWPFEGPFDNKRTSPWMMNHSVEVIASIKGLSTQEAAKIITQNTKSFYNLK from the coding sequence ATGTTGATTGATGCCCATATTCATTTGGATCAGTATCAGGAAAACGAGATACCTGCTTTACTTGAGAAAGCTGAATATGTTATTGCTGTCAGTATGAATCTTGCATCCTGTGAAAAAACGTGGATGCTGTCGAAAACTTATAAAAATGTCAAGGCTGCATTTGGCTTTCATCCTGAGCAAGCCTTACCTAGTAAAATGGAAATGGATGCTTTGTTTGATTGGATACGCCAACATGCACATGAAATGATAGCAATAGGTGAAGTAGGTTTGCCATATTATTTAAAACAAGAAAAGAATATTGATTATCGACCTTATACAGAATTGTTGGAAAGTTTTATTTTGCTGGCAAAGGAAATAGATAAACCAATTATTTTACATGCGGTTTATGAGGATGCAGCTCTTGCTTGTGATTTGCTTGAAAGACATCAAGTAACGAAAGTACATTTCCATTGGTTCAAGGGAGATGAGATAGTGGTCGAACGCATGATTCAGAATGGCTATTTTATTTCTGTTACGCCTGATTGTACGTATGAAGAGGAGATTCAACAGCTCATTACAAAATATCCAATCGAACTAATCATGGTGGAAACGGATGGGCCTTGGCCATTTGAAGGTCCCTTTGACAATAAACGTACATCTCCCTGGATGATGAATCATTCTGTAGAGGTCATTGCATCAATAAAGGGGTTATCAACACAGGAAGCGGCAAAAATAATTACACAAAATACAAAATCATTTTACAATCTAAAATAA
- a CDS encoding transposase, which translates to MYVTYSRREIEENRKFYEMMYDPSHQLVKMDQVMDWNFVSKQLEVFYPYSIGRPTKDPIMLVKILLIQYLEGFRSVRFTCKQVKQHATYRWFLGISPTEKIPDHSTISKFLSQRLQGVTFWEELFQHCLLFIHDEGFIANETWVADETELKANANKRVRNVQIEEKIIEEKEDDLTLINEHRARHGKKFLMTKEPKVEEKRTNSSPVDPEARLSVKHDERGRFAYFEHRIVDSLHNFIIATDVTAANVPGHRKLVGQVDQLKQLFGQYAKEIALDSGYYNAPLARRLFERKFFVYMSYRRFATKDHPNCRRYQFKQVNEDLYACPCGVPFYYKTTNRQGYHEFKPPKGSCQFCPFVKRENEDRVLRISIHQEIYNQLRGQRLSYRGKILRSVRPATVELSFAHSKELHGLRYARYRGVQKVKRQVLMTAIIQNLKKWTKLRSLKQIGLHLTHEIIEESV; encoded by the coding sequence ATGTACGTTACATACTCCAGAAGAGAGATTGAAGAGAATCGAAAATTCTACGAGATGATGTACGACCCTTCGCATCAGTTAGTGAAGATGGATCAAGTGATGGACTGGAATTTTGTATCGAAACAATTGGAAGTTTTTTATCCATACAGTATTGGTCGCCCAACAAAAGATCCCATCATGTTGGTGAAAATCTTATTGATTCAGTATTTAGAAGGCTTTCGTTCAGTTCGTTTTACGTGTAAGCAAGTGAAGCAACACGCAACGTATCGCTGGTTTTTAGGCATTTCTCCTACAGAAAAAATTCCAGATCACTCAACCATCTCTAAGTTTCTTTCGCAACGTCTGCAGGGTGTGACGTTTTGGGAGGAACTTTTTCAACATTGTCTTCTTTTCATTCACGATGAAGGATTTATTGCGAACGAAACATGGGTGGCAGATGAAACGGAATTAAAAGCGAATGCCAATAAACGGGTGCGTAACGTACAGATTGAAGAGAAAATCATAGAAGAAAAAGAGGATGATTTAACGCTTATTAATGAACACCGTGCGCGTCATGGGAAGAAATTTCTTATGACAAAAGAGCCAAAGGTAGAAGAAAAGCGAACAAATAGTAGCCCTGTGGATCCGGAAGCACGTTTGTCTGTTAAACATGATGAACGTGGGCGCTTTGCGTATTTTGAGCACCGTATTGTGGATTCGTTACATAACTTTATTATTGCGACAGATGTCACAGCTGCGAATGTACCAGGGCATCGTAAATTAGTAGGACAAGTGGATCAATTAAAGCAATTATTTGGGCAATACGCGAAGGAAATAGCGCTCGACTCAGGTTATTACAATGCCCCTCTTGCCCGAAGATTGTTTGAAAGGAAATTCTTCGTTTATATGTCTTATCGACGATTCGCAACGAAGGACCACCCGAATTGTCGCCGTTATCAGTTTAAACAGGTGAATGAGGATCTCTATGCCTGTCCATGTGGTGTACCATTTTATTATAAAACAACGAATCGACAGGGCTATCACGAATTCAAACCACCAAAAGGAAGTTGTCAATTCTGCCCTTTTGTAAAAAGGGAAAACGAAGACCGTGTGTTACGAATTTCGATTCACCAAGAAATTTATAATCAATTACGAGGGCAACGCTTGTCCTATCGGGGGAAAATCCTTCGTTCTGTACGTCCAGCCACTGTCGAACTTAGCTTCGCACATAGTAAAGAACTCCACGGTTTACGCTATGCGCGTTACCGTGGAGTCCAAAAAGTAAAAAGACAAGTTTTGATGACAGCCATCATACAAAACTTGAAAAAGTGGACCAAACTCCGCTCACTCAAGCAAATTGGTCTACACCTAACACATGAAATTATAGAAGAATCTGTTTAA
- a CDS encoding DUF485 domain-containing protein → MANNQANKGVVIDYDAIANQESFKSLVRRKNSFLWTMTVVFLAAYMLLPILTSYTTILHQKAFGEITWVWVYAAGLFIMTWSLCHLYVAKANSYDREAKAIITEYENGGGRR, encoded by the coding sequence ATGGCGAACAATCAAGCAAACAAAGGCGTCGTGATTGACTATGATGCAATTGCAAATCAAGAATCGTTTAAATCACTTGTACGAAGAAAGAATTCATTTCTTTGGACTATGACTGTAGTCTTTTTAGCAGCATATATGTTACTACCTATTCTTACTTCGTACACGACAATTCTACACCAAAAGGCATTTGGGGAAATCACTTGGGTGTGGGTTTATGCAGCAGGATTATTCATTATGACATGGAGTTTATGTCATTTATATGTAGCTAAAGCAAACAGCTATGATAGAGAAGCAAAAGCAATTATCACAGAATATGAAAACGGAGGTGGCCGCCGATGA
- a CDS encoding cation acetate symporter, whose protein sequence is MNLVSVGFFLAIVGLTLVVTYIAAKRTSSAADFYTAGGGLKGWQNGFAIAGDYLSAAAFLGVSGAIALTGFDGFFFSVGYVVANLVLLYVIAEPMRNLGRYTLADMLTARFNEKRIRGVAASGTIIIVILYMIAQLVGAGALIKLLFGIEYWIAVLIVGVMMTTYVLFGGMTATSWVQIIKASLLLFGTGLLATLVLAKFDFSLMKMFDTIAVNHGEKFLVPGIKYTSTVDSVSMMMALVLGTSGLPHILMRFFTVKDAKTARSSISWTTWITAIFFSLTIFLGFGALNFVGLDNILAESKAGNTAAPLLAHYLGGDVLMAFIGAVAFATILAVVSGLVLTGASAISHDIYGEIIKGGKLTEKQQVLAARTGSISIAIVSIILALFAQNLNVSFLVSFAFCIGASANLPVILYTIYWKKFNSTGAVSAMVTGLVSCLVLGAMGPNVWSPVEGAAIFVGNPIVPLAVPAIITIPLGFIAGYLGSILSSSKVPQAEADRIYKEIRVKANTGVSVSDISH, encoded by the coding sequence ATGAACTTGGTATCTGTTGGTTTCTTTTTAGCAATCGTTGGTTTGACACTTGTTGTTACCTATATCGCAGCAAAGCGCACGTCTTCTGCAGCGGATTTTTATACAGCTGGGGGAGGTCTTAAAGGCTGGCAAAATGGCTTTGCAATCGCAGGTGACTATTTATCTGCAGCCGCATTTCTAGGTGTATCTGGTGCAATCGCTTTAACAGGTTTTGATGGCTTTTTCTTCTCTGTTGGTTATGTAGTAGCTAACTTAGTTCTTTTATATGTAATTGCAGAACCAATGCGTAATTTAGGTCGTTATACATTAGCTGATATGCTGACTGCACGTTTTAATGAAAAACGTATCCGTGGAGTTGCTGCTTCAGGAACAATTATTATCGTTATTCTTTATATGATCGCTCAATTAGTAGGTGCAGGTGCTCTTATTAAACTATTATTCGGAATTGAATATTGGATTGCTGTGTTAATCGTAGGTGTAATGATGACAACTTACGTATTGTTTGGCGGTATGACTGCTACATCTTGGGTTCAAATCATTAAAGCAAGTCTTCTATTATTTGGGACAGGTTTATTAGCTACTCTAGTATTAGCTAAATTTGATTTCTCTCTTATGAAGATGTTTGATACAATCGCTGTTAATCACGGTGAAAAATTCCTTGTACCAGGGATTAAATATACAAGTACGGTTGATTCTGTTTCTATGATGATGGCACTTGTTTTAGGTACATCTGGTTTACCACATATCTTAATGCGCTTCTTTACTGTTAAAGATGCTAAAACTGCCCGTTCTTCTATTTCATGGACTACTTGGATTACAGCTATTTTCTTCTCATTAACTATTTTCTTAGGCTTTGGTGCATTAAATTTTGTAGGTTTAGATAATATTCTTGCTGAAAGTAAAGCAGGTAACACGGCTGCTCCACTGCTTGCTCACTACTTGGGCGGTGATGTGCTGATGGCATTTATTGGTGCAGTAGCATTTGCCACTATTTTAGCCGTTGTTTCTGGCTTAGTTTTAACAGGAGCTTCTGCGATTTCTCATGATATTTATGGCGAAATTATTAAAGGTGGTAAATTAACAGAAAAGCAACAGGTACTTGCAGCTCGTACTGGCTCCATCTCAATTGCTATTGTGTCAATTATTCTTGCTCTATTTGCGCAAAACCTAAACGTATCGTTCTTAGTTTCCTTTGCATTTTGTATCGGTGCTTCAGCAAATCTACCTGTTATTCTTTACACAATTTATTGGAAAAAATTCAATTCAACAGGTGCCGTTTCAGCAATGGTAACAGGTTTAGTATCATGTTTAGTGTTAGGTGCAATGGGACCTAATGTATGGAGTCCTGTTGAAGGAGCAGCAATCTTTGTTGGTAACCCTATTGTGCCTCTAGCAGTGCCAGCAATTATTACAATCCCACTTGGCTTTATCGCTGGTTATTTAGGATCTATTCTATCCTCTAGCAAAGTACCACAGGCAGAAGCAGATCGTATTTACAAAGAAATTCGTGTTAAAGCAAATACAGGTGTATCGGTTTCTGATATTTCACATTAA